One window from the genome of Cryptomeria japonica chromosome 6, Sugi_1.0, whole genome shotgun sequence encodes:
- the LOC131035641 gene encoding transcription termination factor MTERF4, chloroplastic — translation MTTKLFSLCRNLFLKTPSHFRFNFSNLAQNDVSNSNAPSENLFVHFVTTRFNISSADTTKMLKKDPSLGRLKTLDKVEQLADMLNRHGCTQDQIANIIRLQPSLMMTSVERLLEPKIQLLKDLGVGRENIPKIVSTYPNILGSKLETLRTNLEFLNTVFPTNDFLVRAIMRSPYIIGLNVQKVLKPSVAFWKGFGFHGIEFIKFLLINPWVLMRCSLTPEQLDFIRKIGIQKESKMYKYVVSIVARSRIEVLEAKIKILQLCGLSPEEAWELIRADPSVLNMSEEHVQKKMEFMLNHMGLSVEFVAKHPRMFTMSLDKVMRPRFLVLQSMIAMNGAGEVNPTRLGTMLMLTEAKFVARIIERHPESAALWTVYKNAIPDVSKPSKIKRFSVS, via the coding sequence ATGACCACCAAACTATTCTCCCTGTGCCGCAATCTGTTTCTCAAAACGCCATCCCATTTTCGCTTTAATTTCTCTAATCTTGCACAGAATGATGTTAGCAACAGCAACGCCCCTTCAGAAAATCTCTTCGTGCACTTCGTTACCACAAGATTTAACATATCTTCAGCCGACACCACAAAAATGTTGAAAAAGGACCCCTCATTGGGGCGGCTCAAAACCCTGGATAAGGTTGAACAGCTCGCGGACATGCTCAACAGACACGGCTGCACCCAAGATCAAATTGCAAACATTATCAGATTGCAGCCATCGCTAATGATGACAAGTGTGGAAAGATTGTTGGAGCCCAAGATTCAATTGCTAAAAGATTTGGGCGTGGGGAGGGAAAATATACCCAAAATTGTATCTACGTACCCGAATATCTTGGGCTCTAAGCTGGAGACCCTTCGCACCAATCTTGAATTTCTCAATACTGTATTCCCGACCAATGATTTTCTGGTCAGAGCAATTATGAGAAGCCCCTATATTATTGGACTGAACGTGCAGAAGGTTTTGAAACCCTCGGTTGCCTTTTGGAAGGGTTTCGGTTTTCATGGAATAGAGTTCATCAAGTTTTTGTTGATAAATCCTTGGGTTTTGATGCGCTGTTCTCTGACGCCCGAGCAACTTGATTTCATTCGCAAGATTGGCATTCAAAAGGAAAGCAAAATGTACAAATACGTTGTGAGCATCGTGGCCAGGAGCCGTATCGAAGTGTTAGAGGCCAAGATAAAGATTCTTCAGCTTTGCGGCCTCTCACCTGAAGAAGCCTGGGAATTAATTAGGGCTGACCCTTCAGTCCTCAACATGTCAGAGGAACACGTTCAGAAAAAGATGGAGTTTATGCTCAATCACATGGGACTCTCTGTAGAATTTGTGGCAAAGCATCCACGCATGTTTACAATGAGTTTGGACAAGGTAATGAGGCCCAGGTTTTTGGTTTTGCAGAGTATGATAGCAATGAATGGTGCAGGGGAGGTTAATCCGACGCGACTTGGTACTATGTTGATGTTGACCGAGGCCAAGTTTGTCGCCCGGATCATAGAAAGGCACCCTGAATCCGCTGCTCTGTGGACTGTTTATAAAAATGCCATTCCTGATGTCTCAAAACCCTCAAAGATAAAGAGGTTTTCAGTTTCTTag